From the genome of Capsicum annuum cultivar UCD-10X-F1 unplaced genomic scaffold, UCD10Xv1.1 ctg1934, whole genome shotgun sequence, one region includes:
- the LOC124890510 gene encoding uncharacterized protein LOC124890510 yields the protein MDVDADGFRPIFRINVVDRSFEGPMNSSPSPPRCWTVDNDLNNYKSDGDHPMNMEDDYVHMKDVSSNLQDVEEDYGAAVRQSFDYRMEKSCTKLLKEKCLSPSCGWLLWARKYETSDIFHIYKYVGMHTCGVEHATRKHKKMSSELIASLCVNHFRDGNSPSISEIQRIVFKELHCHASYWMCWNKSVIAKNIIHGTPEHGYACLPVFPHMVELLNPGSSYSIMGYAHMRKVIVVDGTYLYRKYGGVLLSAVAQDTENHIFPIVFCVIDKENDASWTFFFQKLKSIVEDEPYLHVIFNRNISITNAFSRVYSRAHHGLCMRHLAENLHVNQHCGEHLYLFYTEEKAYSLDEFSKNFEKLKYNSPEAAYVLENFRERYAYVDGEKNIFLPCTEKILRDNKSESDSLYMTNPNGVLDQYAVFDNGVNAKVNLFERSFSC from the exons ATGGATGTTGATGCAGATGGATTTAGGcctatttttaggataaatgtaGTCGACAGGTCCTTTGAAGGACCAATGAATTCATCACCGTCCCCACCTCGGTGCTGGACAGTCGACAATGATTTGAATAATTACAAGAGTGATGGCGATCATCCTATGAATATGGAAGATGACTATGTGCATATGAAAGATGTTTCATCAAACTTACAAGATGTGGAAGAGGACT ATGGAGCAGCGGtgaggcagtcttttgattatcGTATGGAGAAGAGCTGCACCAAATTGTTGAAGGAAAAATGTCTATCCCCTAGTTGTGGATGGTTGTTGTGGGCAAGAAAGTACGAAACCTCGGACATATttcacatatacaagtatgtcgggaTGCATACGTGTGGTGTTGAACATGCCACCCGAAAGCATAAGAAAATGTCATCTGAATTGATTGCTTCACTATGCGTAAATCATTTTCGGGATGGAAATAGTCCAAGCATAAGTGAAATTCAAAGAATTGTGTTCAAGGAGTTGCATTGCCACGCAAGCTACTGGATGTGTTGGAATAAAAGTGTAATTGCAAAGAACATCATTCACGGGACACCGGAGCATGGATATGCTTGCTTGCCTGTTTTTCCCCATATGGTGGAGTTGTTGAATCCAGGGTCTTcctactctatcatg ggatatgcccacatgagaaaggtaattgtcGTCGATGGCACATATTTGTATAGAAAGTATGGGGGCGTGTTACTGAGTGCAGTTGCACAAGACACTGAAAATCACATCTTTCCAATTGTCTTTTGTGTCatcgataaagagaacgatgcttcttggaccttcttctttcAGAAGTTGAAGTCTATTGTAGAAGATGAACCATATCTACATGTCATCTTCAATAGGAACATTAGCATCACTAATGCCTTCTCCCGTGTATATAGTCGTGCACATCATGGACTTTGCATGAGACACCTCGCTGAAAATCTCCATGTAAATCAACACtgtggagaacatctttatctattctacacCGAGGAAAAGGCATATTCCCTTGATGAGTTTAGCaagaattttgagaaattgaagtataATAGTCCCGAGGCAGCAtatgtccttgaaaat tttAGGGAGCGATATGCTTATGTCGATGGTGAAAAGAACATATTTTTGCCTTGTACGGAAAAAATCCTAAGGGATAACAAGAGTGAGAGTGATTCCTTGTATATGACTAATCCAAATGGGGTTCTCGACCAGTACGCGGTGTTCGACAATGGTGTTAatgccaaggtcaatctcttcGAGAGGAGTTTTTCTTGTTAA